The Aedes albopictus strain Foshan chromosome 2, AalbF5, whole genome shotgun sequence region tggaactatgccgagcgcgctaagtgttattagacaactaatgtagttgcatgaagtgggtgacgaggtacataagtatcattacagcgtgcttaaccgttattgcaatattaagacaccagtttgactaaatttcgaaatacataacaactaatgagataactgtcaagttcgattcaaaaataagttaggttaaaaagcgaacccacagacgaacctatattaaaagtcatttcagtgttcagtctagtccatatgttaaagatggctttacgtcaaagataaagtttgtcaatcgcattcgattcgattgtggtcgaaggcaagttcacatgagagaagaggagaaaactcccctaaatgcaaatacagaaagaatagtgttgaactcatccactgatttacggtaatctgacctgcatctttccgggttggcctacattcgtatttctctcatcgcactctacacacctagcccgccatatctcttggacccctgcttggacctgcagttcttaggacatctggtttaccactgatttaaacatgttattgactttaaattgatgtttcaacttattcacttttttcccgttcctttcctttgcatacagtataatatattgttacataaaaaacaatgtaaatgtatagtatagcaaaccatttcattacaatacactttattgtagctggtacactgtatggtgcaggaatggttttcaccatacaccctatggttagtttttatccgggttattttaaaaatatcaaCGTgtcgaatattttcaaatttagcGTTTTAAAAACTCACCATATTTCTAGTTCCCTGTCTAACTTTCAGCTCAATCGATCGTTGGATAACAAAGTTACAGTACATAAAAGTTagcaattaaggcgaaactggaaggatttcctcatttttttggtttttgattttttattaaataatgaagcaatattttcaaaatcggttttcgtgcacatgtagagtatagatccaggtatcttctgaatttttttgaggttgaaaatgttttccattcttgcagaaaccatttttttgtgaaatttcattcaaaaatggtttctgcaaaaacgaaaaacattttccaccacaaaaaaaaattagaagataccttgatctatactctacatgtgcacgaaaccgattttgaaaatattgcttcgttatttaataaaaaatcaaaaaccaaaaagtgaggaattgcttccagtttcgccttaagtatggAAATCGGCTTTCGCTGCTATTTGTATGAACATAACTGATGCATATGAAAACGACCAAATAAAAACAAGAATAATTATATTCAGGTAATCATTTACCAATggtttatttttatgatttttgttgtCAGGATGTAAGGAATTGATAGTTTTATTAAACAATAAGTGGAATGCCCTCTGTTATTAAACATTTATTTTACAAGGGCATTCATTAGAAATGGTTGATATCCTTATAATCCAGTACGTGTAACTCGTACTCACCAAACCGGGAAGCATATTTAAGCGGTATGTACATTGCAAAGGAAATCACATATGTCACCAGGTAAAGAAGGAACATCACACGATCCATTATCCTACTAAAGGAACTCCAAGTCTTCTGGTGTTCAGCAAGTTCGCTATTTTCGGCTTGTTGAATTTCcgatttctgaaattttattCCGATCATATTATCGTTGGAGTAGTTTACAGTTAACACACATACCTTGTACTCAACTTCCATGTACTCTCCTGCGAGAACCAATTCTCCAATTTTGTTCTTGTGTATCGTTCCGGCCAGTAGGGCTATCAAACTCGGAGGAGGATTACGCCTGCCTTTTATGACCGATCCGAGCAATGTGTGAATGAGAAGAATACCAGTTATAATGATAGAGGTACGATAGAATAATACTGCAATAAATGAAAATCATTAACAttagaataaaatttaaaaaaaaactagcttCGCTTACAAATTCCAGGAACAGTGTCCCCATTTTTGGGAACTGTCCATTGGATGAATACCAAAAAGTAGAAGTGACACACTATGGAAACTGCCAGCAGTAGCTTTCTCTCAAGGGAATCCGTTTTGAGCCATGTGAGGAATAGATTCATCATGATTAAAACTGAAATATATGGCGATCACTGACAGAATACGCTCGCAAACCATGCCGAGATATGATATCTTACGAATAATGGGCGTCAAAATTCCCGCCAGATGGATGCCCGAGTGTCGCTCCAGAACATAGTCGTACATCAATGTGGGATACGTCACGTTGTTGTAGGATACCTCTTTTTTAATCTTTTTAGCGGACACCACTCGCCACTGGGTGTGCAAGTTGGACTGTTCGGATCCCAGACAGGCGAAACGGGTATGGTAGTCAACCTCGCCGGCATGTTCCATCCAGGCTCCAAACAGCATCCGGCAGCGTTGGGTATCCAGGGGCCAGTCGGTGTAATCGGCTTCGCACCGTGCGCTGAAATCACACGATGGCACCGCTAGAACTGAACCATCCGATTTCACCAGACAACGCAAATTGGTGCAACTTTGTTTGGTGTCGAATTTTACGGTTCTGAAATCGTGAGGCATTGAATTAGGTACGGTTCTGTTACATAATTGACTCATGTTGTTCTTACGATGAGTACAGCTGAAAGTCAGGTGTCCATATTTGTTCCGAACTAATGGCCACGGTCGACTGGTTGTTATAATCTTTAGGGTCCCATTTCAGGTTCTCATCAAGCCATTCCTTAGTTGGGAAATAGTTTTCgctttgaaaatacattcaaataTTACTTAACTTTTTATACTTACCGTTGTAAGTAGCATATTTGCGTTAATTGAGTTTGTGCTTTCGTCCTAATAGAATAAAAATTGGTTTAGTATGAAA contains the following coding sequences:
- the LOC134287964 gene encoding neuronal acetylcholine receptor subunit alpha-5-like isoform X2, which gives rise to MCVNVKCSLDKNGELHLESIDCDKEPYHEVGRLKKFLLCGSYDANQRPVKDMKFAVNVSVLPILMSFEYDESTNSINANMLLTTEWLDENLKWDPKDYNNQSTVAISSEQIWTPDFQLYSSTVKFDTKQSCTNLRCLVKSDGSVLAVPSCDFSARCEADYTDWPLDTQRCRMLFGAWMEHAGEVDYHTRFACLGSEQSNLHTQWRVVSAKKIKKEVSYNNVTYPTLMYDYVLERHSGIHLAGILTPIILLIMMNLFLTWLKTDSLERKLLLAVSIVCHFYFLVFIQWTVPKNGDTVPGILLFYRTSIIITGILLIHTLLGSVIKGRRNPPPSLIALLAGTIHKNKIGELVLAGEYMEVEYKKSEIQQAENSELAEHQKTWSSFSRIMDRVMFLLYLVTYVISFAMYIPLKYASRFGEYELHVLDYKDINHF
- the LOC134287964 gene encoding neuronal acetylcholine receptor subunit alpha-5-like isoform X1; the encoded protein is MQILSLSSIVSIFIVVSFCQICYVESIDCDKEPYHEVGRLKKFLLCGSYDANQRPVKDMKFAVNVSVLPILMSFEYDESTNSINANMLLTTEWLDENLKWDPKDYNNQSTVAISSEQIWTPDFQLYSSTVKFDTKQSCTNLRCLVKSDGSVLAVPSCDFSARCEADYTDWPLDTQRCRMLFGAWMEHAGEVDYHTRFACLGSEQSNLHTQWRVVSAKKIKKEVSYNNVTYPTLMYDYVLERHSGIHLAGILTPIILLIMMNLFLTWLKTDSLERKLLLAVSIVCHFYFLVFIQWTVPKNGDTVPGILLFYRTSIIITGILLIHTLLGSVIKGRRNPPPSLIALLAGTIHKNKIGELVLAGEYMEVEYKKSEIQQAENSELAEHQKTWSSFSRIMDRVMFLLYLVTYVISFAMYIPLKYASRFGEYELHVLDYKDINHF